One window of Streptomyces sp. SUK 48 genomic DNA carries:
- a CDS encoding YbaB/EbfC family nucleoid-associated protein has product MSSPYDQEIEDLLALYRKQRTEAVETRRRINEVTGTATAPRQTVKATVNAQGEVTAIEFPTGAYHRMAPKELSEALLSTIRQARVNALEAVAEVGSHGLPAGVRLTDLIEGRVDATELLAEEPAMPDQVREYIAEGRPDVRRGDGR; this is encoded by the coding sequence ATGAGCAGCCCCTACGACCAGGAGATAGAGGACCTGCTGGCGCTGTACCGCAAGCAGCGCACGGAGGCCGTCGAGACGCGGCGCCGGATCAACGAGGTGACCGGTACGGCGACCGCGCCCCGGCAGACCGTCAAGGCGACCGTGAACGCGCAGGGCGAGGTCACCGCGATCGAGTTCCCCACCGGCGCCTACCACCGGATGGCGCCGAAGGAACTCTCCGAGGCACTGCTGTCCACCATCCGCCAGGCCCGCGTCAACGCGCTGGAGGCCGTCGCGGAGGTCGGCTCGCACGGGCTGCCGGCCGGGGTGCGGCTCACCGACCTGATCGAGGGCAGGGTCGACGCCACCGAACTGCTCGCGGAGGAACCGGCCATGCCCGACCAGGTGCGCGAGTACATCGCCGAGGGACGGCCGGACGTACGACGCGGTGACGGCCGATGA